Proteins from a single region of Dyadobacter fanqingshengii:
- a CDS encoding glycosyltransferase produces the protein MSLPASLAPIVLFCFNRPAHLAQTIESLQQNVLATESELIIYSDGPRNKSDGPLIAEVRRYVAQIEGFKRVTIIKSEQNNGLAASIIKGVSEVLDKFQKVIVLEDDMLSTPDFLVFMNEALNAYEHRNDIYSVSAYGPPISFPAGYNQDLYLAPRASSWGWGTWLSKWEKADWHVSAFPELTKDKVKRNQFTLGGEDLWPMLVKQQKKVIDSWAIRWTYSQFINHAYGVYPVHSKIRNIGTDGSGTNFTFKTGYYGSEMSDSKIRIDANIQPDHEVIQAFAGYYKLPLALKIKNLIKYGV, from the coding sequence ATGAGTTTGCCCGCCAGCCTTGCTCCTATCGTTTTGTTTTGCTTCAATCGCCCCGCGCATTTGGCGCAAACGATCGAATCGCTGCAACAGAATGTACTGGCGACTGAAAGCGAGCTGATCATTTACTCTGATGGGCCCCGGAACAAATCGGATGGGCCATTAATCGCAGAAGTAAGGAGATATGTAGCTCAAATAGAAGGGTTTAAGCGCGTTACCATCATCAAATCCGAGCAAAATAATGGTCTGGCCGCCTCCATAATCAAAGGAGTCAGCGAAGTGTTGGATAAGTTTCAAAAAGTCATTGTGCTCGAAGATGACATGCTCAGCACGCCTGATTTTCTGGTCTTTATGAATGAAGCGTTAAATGCTTATGAGCACCGTAACGATATTTACTCAGTAAGTGCATACGGACCACCGATCTCATTTCCAGCAGGCTATAACCAGGATTTATATCTCGCGCCACGGGCAAGTTCATGGGGCTGGGGAACATGGCTAAGCAAATGGGAAAAGGCAGATTGGCATGTTAGCGCATTTCCCGAACTGACAAAAGATAAGGTGAAGCGAAACCAATTTACCCTTGGCGGGGAAGATCTCTGGCCAATGCTTGTAAAGCAGCAGAAAAAAGTGATCGATTCCTGGGCCATCCGCTGGACTTACAGTCAATTTATCAACCATGCTTACGGCGTGTATCCGGTGCATTCCAAAATCAGGAACATTGGCACAGACGGCAGCGGGACCAATTTTACATTCAAAACCGGTTATTACGGCTCAGAAATGAGCGATAGCAAGATTCGGATCGACGCTAATATCCAGCCGGATCACGAAGTCATTCAAGCATTTGCGGGTTATTACAAACTTCCGCTCGCATTAAAGATCAAGAACCTCATCAAATACGGGGTCTGA
- a CDS encoding FkbM family methyltransferase, whose translation MYWLRYLLKEPFNALRTSTNREFMGLLLKYGNGRRHTRTQVEFGGFRLTVPDIMSFLWQHKEIFADEFYYFESNNPEPVIFDCGANVGMSVLYFKKLFPKARITAFEAEPEIAVLLHNNLKSSNINDIHIIDKAVWKDDQGIWFGSESADSSSIYSNAEKKKIPSIRLKDFLLAESNIDFLKIDIEGAEKEVLNDCRNALGHVQNLFVEFHSYIGNPQGLAEIVQIFEENGFRYYIDTNQHRLKPFTNYRYRGNDVMDLQLNIFGWRE comes from the coding sequence ATGTATTGGCTGCGTTATTTATTGAAAGAACCCTTCAACGCCTTGCGGACGTCAACCAACCGTGAGTTTATGGGTTTGTTGTTAAAATACGGCAACGGTCGAAGGCATACGCGTACGCAGGTGGAATTTGGCGGTTTCCGACTAACCGTGCCCGATATAATGTCTTTCCTATGGCAGCATAAGGAGATTTTCGCTGATGAATTCTATTATTTTGAGTCTAACAATCCTGAGCCTGTCATTTTTGATTGCGGTGCCAATGTGGGGATGAGTGTTTTGTATTTCAAAAAGCTGTTTCCAAAAGCGCGCATCACGGCATTTGAAGCTGAACCGGAAATTGCTGTTTTACTGCATAATAACCTGAAAAGCAGCAACATTAATGACATACACATCATTGATAAAGCGGTTTGGAAAGATGATCAGGGCATTTGGTTTGGTAGCGAATCGGCCGATTCTTCTTCCATTTATTCCAATGCTGAAAAGAAAAAAATACCCTCTATCCGACTGAAAGATTTCCTACTAGCAGAAAGTAACATTGATTTCCTGAAGATAGACATAGAAGGTGCCGAAAAAGAAGTGCTCAACGACTGCCGCAACGCATTGGGCCATGTTCAAAACCTTTTCGTAGAATTCCACTCCTACATCGGCAATCCGCAAGGCCTCGCCGAAATCGTCCAAATTTTCGAAGAAAACGGTTTCCGCTACTACATCGACACCAACCAGCACCGCCTGAAACCCTTCACCAATTACCGCTATCGGGGCAATGATGTAATGGATTTGCAGCTAAATATTTTCGGCTGGCGGGAGTAA